The Rhodobacter sp. 24-YEA-8 genomic sequence GCGCGCCGGGCAGATGCCGCGCATCTACCGCCTGCTTGACGGCGAGGACCGGCTGGAGATCCGGTCCTATATCTGTGACATTACCCCGGCACAGGCGGAACAGGTCCGTATCGGCGAGGCTGAATGGACCAGGGCGCTCCGCGTCAACGAGACCTGCCACAACCCGCGCGGCGCGCTTTCCTTCACCCATTGGGTAAAAGAGGGCCGCATCCTGCAAAGCATTCAGACCTTTGATCCGGGCTTTGGTCCGGTCGATATCCTCTTCCTGCCATGATCCAGCCCGTTATCCCTTCTGTGATCCCCTTCTGTGAGGCCTCCGATGCGTAACCCTCCTTTGCTTGCCACGCTCATGGCCGGGCTTGCGCTGTCGCTGGCGGGCTGCGGCATTGCCTATCAAAGCACCAGTATCCGCGAAGGTGTGGTGGACGGCACCAAGGTCAGGGTGATCGGCCTGACGCCCGAAACCACATTGGCCGCCAATCAGCAGGCCTATAGCCCGCGGGCGCTGCCTGCAGCCTTCAGCGCGACGGCCGGCACCCATGGCACAATGGCGCGCGGCCTGCCTCAGCCCGCGAACCTCCCCGAACAACGCCAGGGCGTGCCCGCGACCAGATTGCCGCCTGCTGTCGCGGCGACCCCCTATCAGGTGGGTGTCGGGGATGTGGTTTTGCTCGCGACCAAGGCGCCCGCCAATTCGGT encodes the following:
- a CDS encoding YjbF family lipoprotein, with amino-acid sequence RAGQMPRIYRLLDGEDRLEIRSYICDITPAQAEQVRIGEAEWTRALRVNETCHNPRGALSFTHWVKEGRILQSIQTFDPGFGPVDILFLP